Sequence from the Nitrososphaerales archaeon genome:
CTTGCTCCTCATCGTCCAGAAGTTCACGAGCCCACACACGATATCTGAAGCATTATCATAATGCTTGAGCCTGTTCCTGAACCTGCTGCCCATTATGTTGAACTTCTTCACTTTACTTATAGCATGCTCGACCTTGACCCTCTTCCTTGCAACTTTCCTGTTGTACCTCCTTTCCTTCCTTGTCAGCTTTCTCTTTCTCCTCTTCTTTACAGGAATAATCCATTTCGTTTCTGAAAAGTCCTTCTGCACTTTATCCTAAATCAACGTACTTCTCAACATCTTTTGGGATCTCTGGATTATTATCCTTGAATACGGCATAATCATGTTTCCTTCCCTCCTGATGATTGCTCTTGTGTATTATGATTGCTCTTGTGTATTATGAGACC
This genomic interval carries:
- a CDS encoding transposase family protein — its product is MQKDFSETKWIIPVKKRRKRKLTRKERRYNRKVARKRVKVEHAISKVKKFNIMGSRFRNRLKHYDNASDIVCGLVNFWTMRSKGVVL